The genomic interval TTGGAAGTGTCCCCTACCTCTGATGGCTACTCTTTGGCCCAAGCCAAATATGCTTATGATCTTCTCACATATGTTGGTCTCACAGATTGTAAGATAATTGATAGTCCGGTGGAACCCAACGTCAAACTCCGTCCTACTAATGGGGAGCTCCTTCCCGATGCCACTCGTTACTAACagcttgttgggagcttgatttatctcattGTCACTAGATCAGACATTGCCTATGTAGTGCACCTTGTTAGCTAGTTTATGATGGCTCCTCGTTTTGTTCACTATGCAGCTGTTCTTCGcatcttacgatatgtgaagggAACATTatttgatggttttttttttctctctcactcatccttgacgttgcaagtttattcagatgctaattGGGTAGGGGACCCTACTGATCATCGGTTTACCActggttttctttttctatttggtgactctcttatcttTTTGCAGAGCAAAAAACAGACTGTTGTTGCTCGCTCTAGCACTGAGGTTGAGTATCGGGCTCTTACCGATACtacttctgagcttctttggTTTCGTTGGCTTGTCCAAGATATGGGCGTTCCTCAGCCCTCGAGCACTCCGCTTTACTGTGATAATCATAGTGCTGTCCAGATCGCTCACAACAATAtctttcatgaacgcaccaaacacATCGAGATCGATTGTTATTTCGTGCGTCATCATTTTCAAGAAGGGACACTTCACCTCCTGTAAGTTCTTTCGGCTGGTCagttggctgatatcttcacaaaGGTTCATCCACTTGATCGCCATCGTGCTTTAGTATGTAAATTTCAGTTGACATCTTCAATACCACCTTAAGTTTAAGGGAGGATGTTAACATAACTTCCTAAATTACCCTTGTAGTCTGCCTTAGGATGGCCCTTGTACAGTTTTTGTACAGTTTTATTATAATCTAGAGTTTCTTAGTTTTAACACCCTTGTTTTCCTTGGCTGCTATCTGGAGAAACATATTCAGtttcctttttccctttcttGTTCAGTCAACCACCATCTCCAACTATGGCTGATGCTCTTGTTTCTGCAGTGCTGGGGCAGTTGGTTTCAGTCATGCAGCAGGAGATGGAAAATGAAGTGAGGCTGGTTGTGGGCGTCGAAGAGCAGGTCCAAAGGCTCACCTCCACTCTCGAGGCCATCGGAGCCGTTCTCACAGATGCCGAGAAGAGACAAGTCCATGAAGAAGGGGTGAGACTCTGGCTAGAGAAGCTCAAGGACGTAGCCTACGATGCGGAGGACGTGTTGGATGAGTGGAGGACTGCGATTCTCCAATTACAACTTGGTGAAAAAGCTGAAACTGCTCCAAATATTCCCAGGAAGAAGATATGCTGCAAAATTCCTTCCCCTGGTTTTTGTTTCAGTCGGGTTGTTCTGCGTCGTGACATAGCCCTCAAGATCAAAGACATAAATGGTAGGCTGGATGCCATTTCTAAAGGGAAAGATAGGTACAGTTTCATCCCTAAATCCACAAGGGCTGTCGCTGAAGAACCCGCGCGACCGAGATCTGCATCTTTTGTCGATGTATCGAGAATAAAAGGTCGAGATCTAGACAAGGACGTTATAGTGGGGAAGTTGTTGGGTGAGAGCAGTCAGGAAGATAAGGGTCTCCAACTCATTTCCTTGGTGGGCATGGGAGGGATGGGGAAGACGACTCTTGCTCAATTAGCCTACAATGATAAGGCAGTGATAAGTCATTTTAAGAAGAGGATTTGGGTGTGCGTGTCAGATCCCTTTGATGAGGTAAGGATTGCTCATGCAATTCTTAAGGCTCTGGACGAAGAGAGTGACTTGAAAGTGGGTTATGCTAGTTCTCTTGACTGGGAAGGTTTGCCACAGCGCATTCACAAATCTATCATGGGAAAGAGGTTTCTTCTTGTGCTAGATGATGTGTGGACTGAGGACTACAGGAAGTGGGAACCACTGGAACACTCTCTCAGCAATGGCGGCCGGGGTAGTAGAATCTTGGTGACTACACGCAGCGAGAGGGTTGCGAAGATGATGGGAAGCTCCTGTGTGCATTCCTTGAAGGCATTGTCGGACGAGGAGTGTTGGTTGGTGTTTAGTCAGATAGTATTCTTCGGGAGGAGTAAGAAGGATTCTGAGAAACTAGAAAAAATTGGGAGGGAAATAGCAAACAAGTGCAAGGGCTTGCCACTTGCTGCAAAGACTTTGGGAAGTCTCATGCGCTTGAAAGACAATAGAGAAGATTGGCAGCATGTTTTGGGCAGTAAAATAtggcagctggaagttgttgaaAAACATCTTTCCCCTGCTTTGCTGTTGAGTTATGATGATTTGTCTCCTGCAATGAAACGTTGCTTCTCATATTGTGCCATCTTTCTGAAAGATTGCGAGATTGAGAGGGACAATTTGATTCAACTGTGGATGGCACAAGGTTTTCTTGGCACGGAAGGAAGTTTGGAGATGGAGAGAACTGGCAAAGATTACTTCCAAAACTTGGCAATGCGCTCTTTCTTCCAGGATTTTAAAAAAGATTCGTCTGGCAGAATAATCTCATGCAAGATGCACGATATAGTGCATGACTTCGCTCGGTTCCTTACGAAGAatgaatgtgttcttgtggatgcCAACAGCAAAGAACAGCTCAAGATGGACTTGTCTTGTGGAAAAGCCCGTCATTTAACGGTAGAATGTGAAGCAATGGCCCCATTTCGTTCCACCATTTACAACACCAAAAATCTACGCACCCTCTTGCTAACCTTCTCAAGAATGTTCATAGCCCCATGTGATCCGTTTGATCATATGGCATTTGTTCGGGCATTAGATTTGAGTGGTAATGCAATTGAAGTTCCACTCGAAGTAGGGAGATTGATACATTTGAGGTACCTTAACTTATCCAATAATTCGTTTGAAGATTTGCCAGAAACATTATGCAACTTGTGTAATTTGCAAACCTTGAACCTCAATTGGTGTCCCGATCTGAAAAAGCTACCTCAAGGAATTGGGAAACTAATTAATTTGAGACATCTTCTGATTTTGAAAACTGAAAGTCTAAGAGTGTTGCCGAAAGGCATCGGTGGGTTAATCTCCCTTCGGACATTAGAAGGTTTCTGTGTCGGTTCTGGTGATGATAGTGAAGCATGTAAGATTGGATATCTGAGAAATCTGAACAACCTTCGAGGGAGCCTTAAAATAAGTGGGTTGAAAAATGTGGTAAAAGCATGGGAAGCTGAGAAAGCAGAAATGAAAAAGAAGAATGGCCTCCACTATTTGAAATTGAAATTCTCTGGAGAGGGTGAGGATGAAATTAAGGATTATGAGGTACTTAAAGCCTTACAGCCACCCCCAGACTTGGAATGTTTAGTGATATCTTTTTATGGAGGCACCCGGATACCCAACTGGATTACCTCATTGACTAACCTGCGAGGACTTAACATCAAAGGCTGTAAGAACTGTGCGTGTTTGCCTCCTCTCGGGATATTGCCATCACTTGAATTACTTATTATACAGGGCATGGCTATTTTGAAGAAGGTGGGTCTTGAGTTTTTAGGAATACAGATTGATGATGATGACAGACAAGAGAAAGGTGCTGACAGCACAATTGTGTTTCCGAAGTTGAAGGAACTCGTCTTTAGTGGCATGGACGAATGGGAAGAGTGGGATGTGGGAACAAGATTGGGCAAAGGAATAGATATGAAGGTAATGCCATGTCTTACGTCACTAGGAATTGAAGACTGTCCCAAGCTAAAGGCGCTGCCGCAGTACCTTCAGATGACCACACTAAAGGAATTGGAGATTAGGCGGTGCCCTATTTTGGAAAAACACAACCTCGAAGAGCCAAGTTCTGAACTATAACTACTCTTGACAAAGCCAACAGTTATGGCTTGGTGTCACGAGATaggcttgttcagggcattatactTATCTGTGACTGCTTACCTTGTGTGTTTGAGATGAGtttctatcatgtaaatactagtgtaagattatttttcagtatttatttcattgtaagccaaataaggtagtatgactcctcgatcactttgatgtttcctggTGCCAAAGTGAGAATaacccagaaagctctttaggggagggtgagtgttcatcaatcattgtaaaactcactagcaattgtcaacgtgtttagcctacttgcctccctcgctaagtacaccatgtcaacggaggatttgttaatgaattacgtttgcttcaatgtttattacttgcttgccacgactttcatgaattaattactgtttccgctgctatttgaatgaatgttaatgaaagtgcgttgtggatgaatgttggtaaacgataggttggctagttaagtaagagtgctttagctagcgccgcacggcccttcacaagggtgtgaaaatagtcggactgtgacacttggtatcaaagccaaggcTCAGTTGTTatgagaattcagttaccttcgttgtgggatttgggaagctttggtaagtgaccatgacaCCAAACAATGCTAAAAGACTTAGTGCACTGGAAGCAtaggttgaagagacaaccaacaacatggccaacgagatggcccaactgaggggacttgttgatgaagtgatgggatcacagtagcatcaagcaagtttgacaaataaaatgttagaggactttcaccacactgtggaaactttgcaggccTAGATGGTTGATCTGGATGTAAAGGTGAatttgatggttcttgctatggggaattCCAACACTTCGGGAGTTAGTAAGACCAAGGTACctgaacccaggacgtatgggggtgcccgtgatgttgaggagttagagaacttcttgtttgatatgaaaCAGTATtttcgcgctgtgaggatggcctcaaaaCCGATGAAAGTGGACACTACAATCATGTACTTGGtgggtgatgccaaactgtggtggcgtgctaagtacaatgacattgaaaatggaaactgtgtaattgatagttgggcagacttgaagagagagctcaaggcccaattctttcctgaaaatgttgagtacaatgcaaagaaaaagctgagagacctcaagcatactaggtcgatcagggaatatgtgaaacaattttctgctttgatgttggatatctaggatatgtcggagaaggacaagttgttctattttctagaggggatgaagccgtgggcaaggactgaacttcatagacaaagagttcaagacttgtctaccgcaCAAGCTACTGCAGAACACTTGATTGACTACGCTGGGGAGAATGCCACTTCGTCCAAAGGATCTGGCGGAGAAGGAAGccatggaaagtctttcaagaaaggcaaacccaagagtgggggagccgactataaaacatcaacttcaaaggaagcttcgtcgtctcgagggttcaacacacctaagggaaagggtaaacttgagtgtttcttgtgtcgaggtcctcatagagtttttgagtgccctcacaaggcATCACTTAATGTTTTACAAGCTTCCATTGCCGAACAAGCactggaagacgatggggaagaagatgagaccccgaggatgggtgttgtagtgacccgaagaataatagcattttaataataataagagggagagaaatagaaacagaaatagaaggaggccgtagacttcgtcgacgaatgctccacgttcattgacgacattgcattttggagaataaaataattttaaggggattgccaggcttcgtcgacgaacacagggtttcattgATGACGGTTTaaagaatttcgtcgatgaacactgggtttcgtcgacgagaaaatcccgAGAGACAGATATGGGctgctttgaatttcatcgacgaatatagtgTTTCGTCGGCGAATTTAAtacaagattcgtcaacgaggtgatgtgtcttgtcgacgaatctggcagtataaatggagggaaaccaggatattttgtcattttcagcgcctctctctctttctctcctctctctctctctctctctacgtcactctctccattctctctttgatttcggccccgccagtcactggatcgacgatccgaagctaccacgacgctcttggcggagttctttacaagtctgctggagcagatcgtcaggaaaatagagttggatttcatcccaaattcagggtaaggtcttttagtctcTTTTTGGCCTCAtgtcagttataggaaatgatataggcagaaaaatgctgatattttgttttggcgAATATGGTTTTCAGGGAGTTGTGTAGGAGGCCTGTGGgagttaggctagtattccataggggcttcctagtagttaggtaagggaaatatgctatgttaggtatttcttaaaatattatacaatttatttaattatgaaaattatgtatttagtatagtgtggtttgtgaatatgaatatagtacggggatatgtttttacggatttagtttcatgattttatgaatttaagtattatgattatgtaaatttcagtaccataattttatggattttagtaccatgattatacaaatctcagtaccatgattacatgaatatcagtattatgattatacagtttctatgttatgattatttagttctcagtattacgatgtatgaattatagtacagtttatgcagcattatggttattatgattacttcaaaatcatggtaaatcaaatagatatgtataaaaatatattatatgatattagaccctattggacttgcagctacagagcacggtaccgttgctacagatactatgttactttatgagtgcaaccacctatttagataatacgtggtgaGGTCGATCACCtaagcccttgaagaggttaggctctcCATCCAGATATGGTTTGAGGTGGGTAGatcgaccgatggagtatagtgatttattcctggttggctagttagggtaaatcccgcctacgggccgcacaaccctgtcatgagggggtaagtcatgacacacagatagccatagggaacattttcaattattattacgtatgtatagatttgcagaaatagggaacatacttacttatgctagaagtattttgaataataaactccaatattgacatgttaagcaacagggacaggggtggtgtactttatcACTTGTACCATATTTATATACTCAGTTGTACATGTTTaattgaaaacagattttcatgatatagtaactcatttgccacacactagtaatagcatatttcttcttattgagcgttgactcatcccagtgttgcaacattttttaggtgatccaggtaggcaagcagactaggctcgcaggtagaggggcgttAGTGGTGCCCtattagagagtgagtatatttttggagatattttgtattgccctagctagctgagggtattttgggaaaatagtgaaatgtgtatattttgggggaaACACGTAGtattctggtattgtgtggtactgtatatatatgttcaaatgataatgtctatgtgatttatgcttctcgctgcttaggtttatgattgggatttcccagtatggtatcagagcatgtagattatcatagtgtatatatataaaatcagttaattaagcaggtcattacaggtgCAATGCGGtaggtgagcgcattggaaaagcaggcgaaaGCCCCAAATGTTACACGAGCCAAagggctaatgtttgtggacttaagaatcaatgggaagagcacccgcgctatggtggataccagGGCTACCTATAACTTTGTTTCCCAACCAGAagcttggagactcaacttatccttagaaaGGGATACAGGACACATGAAAGAAGTTAATTCTGTAGcctagcctactctgggagtagccaagcaagttactgtgaagcttgggcagtgggaaggtcatgtgaatttcataGCAGTGCCATTATATGACTTTCCAATCAATTTGGGAATGAAGTTCCTAAGGGGAACGAAGGCAGTGCTAATGCCTTCGGGTG from Malania oleifera isolate guangnan ecotype guangnan chromosome 9, ASM2987363v1, whole genome shotgun sequence carries:
- the LOC131163527 gene encoding putative disease resistance protein RGA3, which gives rise to MADALVSAVLGQLVSVMQQEMENEVRLVVGVEEQVQRLTSTLEAIGAVLTDAEKRQVHEEGVRLWLEKLKDVAYDAEDVLDEWRTAILQLQLGEKAETAPNIPRKKICCKIPSPGFCFSRVVLRRDIALKIKDINGRLDAISKGKDRYSFIPKSTRAVAEEPARPRSASFVDVSRIKGRDLDKDVIVGKLLGESSQEDKGLQLISLVGMGGMGKTTLAQLAYNDKAVISHFKKRIWVCVSDPFDEVRIAHAILKALDEESDLKVGYASSLDWEGLPQRIHKSIMGKRFLLVLDDVWTEDYRKWEPLEHSLSNGGRGSRILVTTRSERVAKMMGSSCVHSLKALSDEECWLVFSQIVFFGRSKKDSEKLEKIGREIANKCKGLPLAAKTLGSLMRLKDNREDWQHVLGSKIWQLEVVEKHLSPALLLSYDDLSPAMKRCFSYCAIFLKDCEIERDNLIQLWMAQGFLGTEGSLEMERTGKDYFQNLAMRSFFQDFKKDSSGRIISCKMHDIVHDFARFLTKNECVLVDANSKEQLKMDLSCGKARHLTVECEAMAPFRSTIYNTKNLRTLLLTFSRMFIAPCDPFDHMAFVRALDLSGNAIEVPLEVGRLIHLRYLNLSNNSFEDLPETLCNLCNLQTLNLNWCPDLKKLPQGIGKLINLRHLLILKTESLRVLPKGIGGLISLRTLEGFCVGSGDDSEACKIGYLRNLNNLRGSLKISGLKNVVKAWEAEKAEMKKKNGLHYLKLKFSGEGEDEIKDYEVLKALQPPPDLECLVISFYGGTRIPNWITSLTNLRGLNIKGCKNCACLPPLGILPSLELLIIQGMAILKKVGLEFLGIQIDDDDRQEKGADSTIVFPKLKELVFSGMDEWEEWDVGTRLGKGIDMKVMPCLTSLGIEDCPKLKALPQYLQMTTLKELEIRRCPILEKHNLEEPSSEL